A single window of Nematostella vectensis chromosome 4, jaNemVect1.1, whole genome shotgun sequence DNA harbors:
- the LOC5504014 gene encoding uncharacterized protein LOC5504014 isoform X3 has product MIQNFLWLLPLCCLEEFTYMEDEAESMEATDTLDSIIKDTEEILESWKQERLKKAWSKRMQAVNISWETSRKLLFSVCHGKNSIIRCQDCVHNFLCQSCDDFVHTTSPLHDREAILGGYYRSILPTEYIDVTGALANKRRFDSSIVSHYACSVCSTEVDCSITAVDVIRNGYWPGTPTNICHIFSQDLFLFWDQLQERMPGVSERALMSSLEDYSKEKGRIRNNFQIELSNFAYRLEQSISQHSAGASRSGSSVAMKSTSLLREIGWSALPARRDNTLHMLMAT; this is encoded by the exons ATGATACAGAATTTCCTGTGGTTGTTACCGTTGTGTTGTTTAGAAGAATTCACTTATATGGAAGATGAAGCCGAAAGCATGGAAGCTACAG ATACTCTTGACAGTATTATCAAAGACACTGAAGAGATTTTGGAGAGCTGGAAGCAAGAGAGGCTTAAAAAGGCTTGGAGTAAACGAATGCAGGCAGTGAACATTAGCTGGGAGACATCCAGAAAACTACTGTTT TCAGTATGTCATGGGAAGAACTCCATCATACGTTGTCAAGATTGTGTTCACAATTTTTTGTGCCAGTCCTGTGATGATTTTGTACACACAACTTCACCCCTGCATGATAGAGAAGCCATCTTGGGTGGGTACTACCGCTCCATTTTGCCAACAGAATATATAGATGTGACCGGGGCTTTAGCCAATAAAA GGAGATTTGACTCCAGCATAGTTAGTCATTATGCATGCAGTGTTTGTAGTACAGAGGTGGATTGCAGCATCACAGCAGTTGATGTCATCAGAAATGGTTATTGGCCAGGAACGCCCACAAATATATGCCACATTTTTTCCCAGGATCTATTTCTATTTTGGGACCAGCTACAGGAACGAATGCCAGGCGTATCTGAAAGGGCTTTGATGTCAAGTCTTGAAGACTACTCTAAGGAGAAAGGGAGGATAAGAAATAACTTCCAGATAGAATTAAGCAATTTTGCATACAG attggaACAATCAATTTCTCAACATTCAGCAGGAGCTTCAAGGAGTGGAAGTTCTGTTGCTATGAAATCGACCAGCTTGCTGAGAGAAATTGGATGGAGTGCCCTCCCTGCTCGCAGGGACAACACTCTGCACATGTTGATGGCAACATGA
- the LOC5504014 gene encoding uncharacterized protein LOC5504014 isoform X1 gives MANKARLQSILLHFIFNMAEGKRAPKKKKLTEAELFLELGSTLKTKKRKKASKPYFMKFQRDPVSGRRTFKTPYRSVPRTNRTDASISAEEFTYMEDEAESMEATDTLDSIIKDTEEILESWKQERLKKAWSKRMQAVNISWETSRKLLFSVCHGKNSIIRCQDCVHNFLCQSCDDFVHTTSPLHDREAILGGYYRSILPTEYIDVTGALANKRRFDSSIVSHYACSVCSTEVDCSITAVDVIRNGYWPGTPTNICHIFSQDLFLFWDQLQERMPGVSERALMSSLEDYSKEKGRIRNNFQIELSNFAYRLEQSISQHSAGASRSGSSVAMKSTSLLREIGWSALPARRDNTLHMLMAT, from the exons ATGGCAAATAAGGCTCGGCTACAAAGCATATTGTTGCACttcattttcaatatggcggaaGGCAAGCGAGCAccgaagaagaaaaaactGACTGAAGCAGAGCTTTTCCTTGAGTTAGGAAGTACTTTAAAGacaaagaagagaaaaaaagcttCTAAGCCCTATTTCATGAAATTTCAGAGAGATCCAGTAAGTGGGAGGAGAACTTTCAAAACCCCTTACCGTTCTGTACCCAGAACCAATCGTACCGACGCGAGCATCTCTGCAG AAGAATTCACTTATATGGAAGATGAAGCCGAAAGCATGGAAGCTACAG ATACTCTTGACAGTATTATCAAAGACACTGAAGAGATTTTGGAGAGCTGGAAGCAAGAGAGGCTTAAAAAGGCTTGGAGTAAACGAATGCAGGCAGTGAACATTAGCTGGGAGACATCCAGAAAACTACTGTTT TCAGTATGTCATGGGAAGAACTCCATCATACGTTGTCAAGATTGTGTTCACAATTTTTTGTGCCAGTCCTGTGATGATTTTGTACACACAACTTCACCCCTGCATGATAGAGAAGCCATCTTGGGTGGGTACTACCGCTCCATTTTGCCAACAGAATATATAGATGTGACCGGGGCTTTAGCCAATAAAA GGAGATTTGACTCCAGCATAGTTAGTCATTATGCATGCAGTGTTTGTAGTACAGAGGTGGATTGCAGCATCACAGCAGTTGATGTCATCAGAAATGGTTATTGGCCAGGAACGCCCACAAATATATGCCACATTTTTTCCCAGGATCTATTTCTATTTTGGGACCAGCTACAGGAACGAATGCCAGGCGTATCTGAAAGGGCTTTGATGTCAAGTCTTGAAGACTACTCTAAGGAGAAAGGGAGGATAAGAAATAACTTCCAGATAGAATTAAGCAATTTTGCATACAG attggaACAATCAATTTCTCAACATTCAGCAGGAGCTTCAAGGAGTGGAAGTTCTGTTGCTATGAAATCGACCAGCTTGCTGAGAGAAATTGGATGGAGTGCCCTCCCTGCTCGCAGGGACAACACTCTGCACATGTTGATGGCAACATGA
- the LOC5504014 gene encoding uncharacterized protein LOC5504014 isoform X2 yields MANKARLQSILLHFIFNMAEGKRAPKKKKLTEAELFLELGSTLKTKKRKKASKPYFMKFQRDPVSGRRTFKTPYRSVPRTNRTDASISAEEFTYMEDEAESMEATDTLDSIIKDTEEILESWKQERLKKAWSKRMQAVNISWETSRKLLFSVCHGKNSIIRCQDCVHNFLCQSCDDFVHTTSPLHDREAILGRFDSSIVSHYACSVCSTEVDCSITAVDVIRNGYWPGTPTNICHIFSQDLFLFWDQLQERMPGVSERALMSSLEDYSKEKGRIRNNFQIELSNFAYRLEQSISQHSAGASRSGSSVAMKSTSLLREIGWSALPARRDNTLHMLMAT; encoded by the exons ATGGCAAATAAGGCTCGGCTACAAAGCATATTGTTGCACttcattttcaatatggcggaaGGCAAGCGAGCAccgaagaagaaaaaactGACTGAAGCAGAGCTTTTCCTTGAGTTAGGAAGTACTTTAAAGacaaagaagagaaaaaaagcttCTAAGCCCTATTTCATGAAATTTCAGAGAGATCCAGTAAGTGGGAGGAGAACTTTCAAAACCCCTTACCGTTCTGTACCCAGAACCAATCGTACCGACGCGAGCATCTCTGCAG AAGAATTCACTTATATGGAAGATGAAGCCGAAAGCATGGAAGCTACAG ATACTCTTGACAGTATTATCAAAGACACTGAAGAGATTTTGGAGAGCTGGAAGCAAGAGAGGCTTAAAAAGGCTTGGAGTAAACGAATGCAGGCAGTGAACATTAGCTGGGAGACATCCAGAAAACTACTGTTT TCAGTATGTCATGGGAAGAACTCCATCATACGTTGTCAAGATTGTGTTCACAATTTTTTGTGCCAGTCCTGTGATGATTTTGTACACACAACTTCACCCCTGCATGATAGAGAAGCCATCTTGG GGAGATTTGACTCCAGCATAGTTAGTCATTATGCATGCAGTGTTTGTAGTACAGAGGTGGATTGCAGCATCACAGCAGTTGATGTCATCAGAAATGGTTATTGGCCAGGAACGCCCACAAATATATGCCACATTTTTTCCCAGGATCTATTTCTATTTTGGGACCAGCTACAGGAACGAATGCCAGGCGTATCTGAAAGGGCTTTGATGTCAAGTCTTGAAGACTACTCTAAGGAGAAAGGGAGGATAAGAAATAACTTCCAGATAGAATTAAGCAATTTTGCATACAG attggaACAATCAATTTCTCAACATTCAGCAGGAGCTTCAAGGAGTGGAAGTTCTGTTGCTATGAAATCGACCAGCTTGCTGAGAGAAATTGGATGGAGTGCCCTCCCTGCTCGCAGGGACAACACTCTGCACATGTTGATGGCAACATGA
- the LOC125561787 gene encoding uncharacterized protein K02A2.6-like, whose amino-acid sequence MAESGEMYHRAPGPLVLDANASENWRKFLMQFEIYLVAKGKDDKGDKLKVNLLLNCAGPSAIEEYSHFMYTAGESNESYGDVCRKFHELCRGAKNVIYERLLFNLRNQKEGERIDNFVSELKRLSLNCDFGALRDSLIRDRIVGGVTSDELRGELLKKPDLTLQTAHDYCRTYEATELQKYKFVPQTVVPSKTVSVQPVQVKKEQPSCKFCGYRHSFAHPTRCPAFKRNCKICSKTGHFAKMCKNKQKKDPEVHVVEQEYDSSDSNETHTYFGSIEVGSVLQNQQPKKSLIKVMIAGKEVKLKADTGAEATVIPYNLYKSITNKPLKRLHQPLKGWLATKPIYPKGCVRLPTQYKDRKIDLLYLVVDGEFTPLLSCEACLDLEVLQFMDLTLLDSPSAQTSNIDLSREQGKSTTTLTSDPVLKDYLDCFSNKPGMLPNKVHLEVDSAVTPVIHAPRKIPVSMLDPTQQKLREMEEDGIIVKEEEHTPWVSSMLVIDKRKGKEKKSPPTKDNIRICIDPRDLNRALKRPHYPMATVEQVANKLTGAEIFSTLDACSGFWQLPVDEESSKLLTFNTPWGRYRFLRLPFGISSAPEIYQREMDRLFAGVPVEIIVDDFLIHGGNQCELDDKMIAVLKRSREIGLKFNPRKAKLRVPEVSYVGHLFTADGLKPDPEKVRAINEMPAPTDKDGILRFLGTVNYLDKFIEHKADLQGPISQLTRNDTAFVWETPQQHAFDKLKAVITSAPVLAYFDNTKETVLNVDASGTGLGAVILQDERPVAFGSKTLSPAETRYANIERELLAIVWGTEKFHTYVYGRRVVVETDHKPLEAIFKKPLNEAPPRLQRMLLKLTKYDLDVRYVPGKKQFISDCLSRAPVSDTKPVSEPEEMIGINLIDSLGVDSSTLQKFKEASNCDVTSQVVMEYVVKGWPAEKHQLDELAREYWSFREELSVEDGLLFKADRIIVPRSLRAEVLEEIHGAHMGENKSLSFAREYVFWPSMTAQIKDKISSCSICNAFRNQQPRETLLPREVPGLPWQVISTDIFEYAGHSYLLVTDLYSKYFEIELLRQTTANCVINNLKKIFARFGIPVEVLSDNGSQYSNTRNLFNSSHEFKKFADEWGFRHTTSSPEYPQSNGAAEKAVQTAKRILKKAAADNKDPFERLLKYRNTPFDDLGVSPAQLLMSRRTRTQLPTHRRLLLPQPVDPNQVVKTLKHRQSVSKKYYDSHSHDLPPLQVGDKVRIRPNREAEWRKAEVLPRSYLLGDERGRVFRRNRRQIISTPNDQSMSTSPFVIPAIPQLPPESTNNPTQLSNNVTASPTPPKSSERQHETTPMSTASGRVIKKPQRLIEHC is encoded by the coding sequence ATGGCCGAAAGTGGGGAAATGTATCATCGAGCTCCGGGACCTTTGGTGTTGGATGCGAATGCATCAGAAAATTGGAGAAAGTTCCTAATGCAGTTCGAAATTTACTTGGTTGCAAAAGGAAAGGACGACAAGGGAGATAAGTTAAAAGTTAATTTGTTACTTAACTGTGCTGGACCGAGTGCAATTGAAGAGTATAGCCACTTTATGTATACTGCAGGCGAGAGTAATGAATCTTATGGTGATGTGTGCCGAAAGTTCCATGAACTTTGTCGAGGAGCTAAGAATGTCATTTATGAGCGACTGCTCTTCAATCTTAGAAACCAAAAGGAGGGTGAACGAATTGACAACTTTGTTAGTGAGCTAAAACGGCTTTCATTAAACTGTGACTTTGGAGCACTTAGAGATTCATTGATACGAGACCGTATTGTGGGGGGAGTAACCAGCGATGAATTGCGAGGGGAGTTGTTGAAAAAGCCAGACCTTACCCTACAAACCGCGCATGATTACTGCAGAACTTATGAGGCGACTGAGCTGCAGAAGTATAAGTTTGTTCCACAGACAGTAGTCCCAAGTAAAACAGTGTCTGTGCAACCAGTCCAAGTTAAGAAAGAACAGCCGTCTTGTAAGTTCTGTGGATATCGCCATTCATTTGCACACCCAACACGATGCCCAGCTTTTAAAAGGAATTGCAAGATTTGTAGCAAAACAGGCCATTTTGCAAAGATgtgtaaaaacaaacagaaaaaagatcCAGAAGTGCATGTGGTGGAACAGGAGTATGACTCAAGTGACAGCAACGAAACCCACACATACTTTGGATCCATTGAAGTCGGAAGCGTGTTACAGAACCAGCAACCCAAAAAGAGCCTGATAAAAGTCATGATAGCAGGAAAAGAGGTCAAACTGAAAGCAGACACGGGTGCGGAGGCTACTGTCATCCCCTACAACTTGTACAAGAGCATCACCAACAAGCCGTTGAAACGTTTACACCAGCCTTTGAAGGGCTGGCTTGCGACTAAGCCCATCTACCCTAAAGGATGTGTCCGCCTTCCAACACAGTACAAAGATCGAAAGATAGATCTGTTATATCTTGTAGTTGATGGAGAGTTCACCCCACTACTAAGTTGTGAGGCTTGCCTTGATCTTGAAGTCCTACAGTTCATGGATCTCACATTGCTAGATTCACCATCAGCACAAACATCAAACATCGACTTGTCCAGAGAACAAGGCAAAAGTACCACAACCCTCACAAGTGACCCTGTTCTGAAAGATTACCTTGATTGCTTCAGTAACAAACCAGGAATGTTACCCAACAAAGTACACCTAGAGGTAGACTCTGCAGTAACTCCAGTTATACACGCACCCAGAAAGATCCCAGTATCCATGTTAGACCCAACTCAACAGAAGCTGAGAGAGATGGAAGAAGATGGGATCATTGTTAAAGAAGAAGAACATACCCCTTGGGTCTCTTCGATGTTAGTAATCGATAAAcgaaaaggcaaagaaaagaaaagcccACCAACCAAAGACAACATCAGAATATGTATAGACCCACGTGACCTCAATAGAGCCCTCAAGAGACCCCATTATCCGATGGCCACAGTGGAACAGGTTGCCAACAAACTCACCGGTGCTGAAATATTCTCAACGTTGGATGCATGCAGCGGTTTTTGGCAACTACCAGTAGACGAAGAAAGCTCGAAGCTCCTGACTTTCAATACCCCCTGGGGTCGATACAGATTCCTGCGGCTCCCATTCGGCATAAGTTCCGCGCCCGAGATTTACCAACGAGAGATGGACCGACTCTTCGCAGGAGTACCAGTAGAAATAATCGTTGACGACTTTTTGATACATGGTGGAAATCAATGTGAGCTAGAtgacaagatgattgcagTATTGAAGAGGAGCCGTGAGATAGGTCTAAAGTTCAATCCACGTAAAGCCAAACTTCGAGTTCCTGAAGTCAGCTACGTTGGACACCTATTTACTGCAGACGGTTTAAAGCCTGATCCTGAAAAGGTAAGAGCTATCAACGAGATGCCTGCCCCGACCGATAAAGATGGCATACTACGTTTCCTAGGAACTGTAAACTATCTGGATAAATTTATCGAACATAAAGCTGATCTCCAGGGCCCTATCTCGCAGCTAACAAGGAATGATACCGCATTCGTATGGGAGACACCTCAACAGCATGCATTTGACAAGCTCAAAGCAGTCATTACCTCAGCGCCAGTTTTAGCCTATTTTGACAACACCAAAGAGACAGTGCTTAATGTTGATGCAAGTGGCACGGGATTAGGTGCTGTGATTCTGCAGGACGAAAGACCTGTAGCATTTGGCTCAAAAACACTATCACCTGCTGAGACAAGGTATGCCAACATCGAGCGAGAGCTTCTGGCAATTGTCTGGGGAACTGAAAAGTTCCATACTTATGTTTATGGACGTCGTGTTGTAGTTGAAACCGACCACAAACCACTagaagccatcttcaaaaagccCTTGAATGAAGCACCACCGAGATTGCAGAGGATGTTGTTAAAGCTGACAAAGTATGACCTTGATGTTCGTTATGTGCCAGGAAAGAAACAATTCATCTCAGATTGCTTAAGCAGAGCTCCAGTTAGTGACACTAAACCAGTTAGTGAACCAGAAGAGATGATTGGAATCAACTTAATTGACAGTCTTGGTGTAGATTCAAGCActttgcaaaaattcaaggaaGCATCAAACTGCGATGTTACCTCTCAAGTGGTCATGGAATATGTCGTTAAAGGTTGGCCAGCAGAAAAACATCAACTTGATGAGCTAGCGAGAGAATACTGGAGTTTTAGAGAGGAACTTAGCGTAGAAGATGGTTTGTTATTCAAAGCAGACAGAATCATTGTCCCGAGATCGTTGAGGGCAGAGGTGCTAGAAGAAATTCATGGCGCACACATGGGTGAGAACAAAAGTCTCAGTTTTGCAAGAGAATATGTTTTCTGGCCCTCAATGACTGCACAGATCAAAGACAAGATTAGTTCCTGCTCCATATGTAATGCATTCCGAAACCAACAGCCAAGAGAGACCCTACTACCACGTGAGGTTCCTGGATTGCCTTGGCAAGTGATCAGTACTGACATCTTTGAATATGCCGGACATTCCTATTTGCTTGTTACCGATTTGTATTCAAAGTACTTTGAGATTGAGTTGTTACGCCAAACCACTGCTAATTGTGTTATCAATAACTTAAAGAAGATTTTTGCAAGGTTTGGGATCCCGGTGGAAGTTCTGAGCGACAATGGCTCCCAGTACAGTAACACTAGAAACCTTTTTAATAGTTCACATGAGTTCAAAAAGTTTGCAGATGAGTGGGGTTTCCGTCACACCACAAGCTCTCCAGAGTATCCACAATCAAATGGAGCTGCCGAGAAAGCAGTTCAGACCGCAAAACGGATTTTAAAGAAAGCGGCTGCTGACAACAAAGATCCTTTTGAACGATTACTCAAATACAGGAATACACCCTTTGATGACTTAGGTGTGTCTCCAGCTCAGCTGCTAATGAGTAGGAGAACACGTACCCAACTACCGACTCATCGACGTTTGCTACTGCCTCAGCCTGTTGACCCAAATCAAGTTGTGAAGACATTGAAACATCGTCAGAGTGTTTCAAAAAAGTATTATGATAGTCATAGTCATGATCTCCCTCCTTTACAAGTTGGAGATAAGGTGCGTATCCGTCCAAACCGGGAGGCTGAGTGGAGGAAAGCAGAAGTATTGCCCCGATCGTACTTATTAGGAGATGAGCGTGGGCGTGTCTTCAGGAGAAATCGACGACAAATCATTTCAACACCTAATGATCAATCGATGAGCACAAGTCCTTTTGTTATACCAGCCATTCCTCAACTACCACCAGAAAGTACCAACAACCCCACACAGTTAAGCAATAATGTGACAGCATCGCCTACACCACCAAAGTCTTCTGAGAGGCAACACGAGACGACACCGATGAGCACAGCATCTGGCAGGGTTATCAAAAAACCACAAAGACTTATTGAACATTGTTAA
- the LOC116603391 gene encoding uncharacterized protein LOC116603391, producing METQEQHDTRLREVLRRLQEAGVTLNEKCEFSKPSVKFLGHIIDQSGVRPDPAKTEAIKSFPTPQAVNDLQRFMGMVNQMGKFLPSLANLNEPLRQLLKKENEWAWGESQQQSFTRIKEELTSSRSLAHYDPNRPTIVSSDASNLGIGAVLLQLQDDGTRRTVSYASRSLSETEKRYAVIEKEALAVTWACEKFTNYVLGMQFTVETDHKPLVPLLSYTDLSRMPPRILRFHMRLLKYNPHVVYVPGKNQVIADTLSQAPASKPLPEDDTLVEEVESFTSQIITGLPATPKRLQEIREAQDANEECSKIKKY from the coding sequence ATGGAGACCCAGGAGCAACATGACACAAGGCTTCGTGAAGTCCTTAGACGCCTACAAGAGGCAGGTGTGACCCTCAACGAGAAATGTGAGTTCTCCAAACCCTCTGTCAAGTTCCTCGGACACATTATTGACCAAAGTGGTGTGCGCCCAGACCCCGCTAAGACCGAAGCAATCAAGAGTTTCCCAACTCCTCAGGCAGTCAATGACCTGCAGCGATTCATGGGTATGGTCAACCAGATGGGAAAGTTCCTCCCAAGCTTAGCTAACCTCAACGAACCTCTAAGACAACTCCTGAAGAAAGAGAATGAGTGGGCCTGGGGCGAGTCTCAGCAACAATCCTTCACAAGGATCAAGGAAgagctgacgtcatcaagaaGTCTTGCGCACTATGACCCTAACCGCCCAACCATTGTATCCAGTGATGCATCCAACCTGGGTATAGGGGCAGTCTTACTTCAGCTACAAGACGACGGAACTAGGAGAACAGTCTCATATGCATCCAGATCACTCTCAGAGACAGAGAAGAGATACGCAGTGATAGAGAAGGAAGCACTGGCAGTTACCTGGGCATGTGAGAAGTTTACCAACTATGTTCTTGGCATGCAGTTTACAGTTGAGACCGATCACAAGCCGCTGGTCCCTCTCCTGAGCTACACTGACCTGTCAAGAATGCCGCCTAGAATTCTGAGATTCCACATGCGTCTCCTGAAGTACAATCCCCATGTAGTTTACGTACCGGGGAAGAACCAAGTCATAGCTGATACATTGTCACAAGCTCCAGCAAGCAAACCACTCCCAGAAGATGACACATTGGTAGAAGAAGTTGAAAGCTTCACCAGTCAGATTATCACCGGTTTACCAGCAACTCCTAAGCGACTTCAAGAAATCAGAGAAGCACAAGATGCTAACGAAGAATGCTCCAAGATTAAGAAGTACTGA